A window of the Citrus sinensis cultivar Valencia sweet orange chromosome 9, DVS_A1.0, whole genome shotgun sequence genome harbors these coding sequences:
- the LOC102628696 gene encoding peptide chain release factor PrfB3, chloroplastic: protein MAAEPLFVGGTGTTSSASWQACTSKNRSKSQAQLLCFTIGASHSTDKKNKVYKQLGLFSLKKKIEDAVLRAESLATTALELEEATRIKQEAMVRNYNLWDDPTKSNEVLVKLADSLKVVNALKDLRYKAEEAKLISQLAEMEAIDYGLFKRAYRASLDVSKLLDQYEMSKLLRGPNDVEGASVTIKAGSNGICPEIWAEQLLNMYVRWADKEGYRGRVVDKCCCKNGGVKSATIEFEFEYAFGYLSGETGAHCLINFPNGSFPHEATLACVDVVPLFLETSPDLQISDEDLLFSSPSLPGERQSIAKPAACIQHIPTGIAVQSLGERNHFANKMKALNRLKAKLLVIVGEQGVSNVSCIKREAIVNIWQRETRRYVSHPYKLVQDVKTGIQLPDFNSVLDGNIKPFIEAHINSRRSSDTD from the exons atggCTGCGGAGCCTTTATTTGTAGGAGGAACTGGAACTACTAGTTCAGCTTCATGGCAAGCTTGTACAAGTAAGAACAGAAGCAAGTCACAAGCTCAGCTTCTTTGCTTCACAATCGGAGCTTCTCATTCCACTGACAAGAAAAACAAGGTCTACAAACAACTGG GCTTGTTTTCgttgaaaaagaagattgaaGATGCAGTTCTTCGTGCTGAGAGTTTAGCAACAACAGCACTAGAACTCGAGGAAGCAACAAGAATTAAGCAGGAAGCGATGGTCCGTAACTATAACCTTTGGGATGACCCAACTAAATCCAATGAAGTTCTTGTCAAGCTAGCTGACAGTCTCAAAGTAGTTAATGCTCTCAAAGATCTACGATATAAG GCTGAGGAAGCAAAGTTGATATCACAGTTGGCTGAGATGGAAGCTATCGATTATGGGCTTTTCAAGCGAGCATACCGTGCATCTTTAGATGTGAGCAAGCTATTGGATCAGTATGAGATGTCCAAGCTTCTTCGTGGGCCAAATGACGTGGAAGGAGCATCTGTAACTATTAAAGCTGGATCAAATGGCATCTGTCCTGAG atATGGGCAGAACAACTTCTCAACATGTATGTTAGATGGGCTGACAAGGAAGGATATAGAGGAAGGGTAGTTGATAAGTGTTGCTGCAAGAATGGTGGTGTCAAGTCCGCAACTATTGAATTCGAATTTGAGTATGCTTTTGGCTATCTTTCAGGAGAGACAGGTGCTCACTGCCTCATTAATTTTCCGAATGGTTCTTTTCCTCATGAG GCTACGTTAGCATGTGTAGATGTTGTTCCTCTCTTCTTGGAAACATCTCCTGACCTGCAAATTAGTGATGAGGATTTGCTTTTCTCATCCCCTTCCTTGCCAGGAGAAAGGCAGAGTATTGCTAAACCTGCAGCTTGCATTCAGCATATCCCTACTGGCATTGCAGTTCAGTCCTTAG GTGAGAGGAACCACTTTGCAAATAAGATGAAGGCCCTTAATCGATTGAAAGCCAAACTTCTTGTGATTGTGGGAGAGCAAGGAGTTTCCAATGTAAGTTGCATAAAGAGAGAAGCCATCGTCAATATATGGCAAAGAGAGACGCGAAGGTATGTCTCTCACCCATACAAGCTAGTACAAGATGTAAAAACTGGCATCCAACTGCCTGACTTCAATTCTGTTTTGGATGGAAACATTAAACCTTTTATTGAAGCTCATATCAATAGTAGACGGTCGAGTGATACAGACTAA
- the LOC107178885 gene encoding uncharacterized protein LOC107178885 codes for MTTRLTTWADEIVTERRTVAERMIVRSVSPHRFQVIGGGLKEGLVDLQKRTCSCRVFQLDQLVCAHAIAACLTHRVDFINLCSDFYITESLAMAYAQPVEPVGDVADWEVSDEIQEMQVYPPVKAPPPGRRKELRIPSAGEDVDRRTVRCDRCHELGHNCRRCKNPIASTRS; via the coding sequence ATGACTACTCGGCTAACAACATGGGCGGATGAAATAGTCACTGAGAGGAGAACTGTAGCTGAAAGAATGATAGTTCGGTCGGTGTCTCCGCATCGCTTTCAAGTTATAGGCGGTGGGCTTAAGGAAGGGTTGGTTGACTTGCAAAAGAGAACTTGCTCCTGCAGAGTGTTTCAGCTTGATCAGCTTGTGTGTGCTCATGCAATTGCGGCGTGTCTAACACACCGGGTGGATTTTATTAACCTTTGCTCGGACTTTTACATTACAGAATCGTTGGCGATGGCTTATGCACAACCAGTGGAGCCAGTTGGTGATGTGGCTGATTGGGAAGTTTCAGATGAAATTCAGGAGATGCAAGTATACCCACCAGTTAAGGCACCACCACCTGGCCGTCGTAAAGAGCTCAGAATACCCTCGGCTGGCGAGGACGTTGACCGGCGGACTGTAAGATGCGACCGGTGTCATGAACTAGGCCATAATTGTAGGCGATGTAAGAATCCTATTGCGTCGACTCGAAGTTAG
- the LOC127899855 gene encoding uncharacterized protein LOC127899855, whose amino-acid sequence MKKIAVRISYGFKLAWIYEAIGGLPSTWVVKTKNKIPRILQWKPMASSRINFAEVYSFFNDESRLGDVLQTLEPNSKESSRKYWLSVKDYLPSIPDWVHKHQPSINVMPSVTRQSDEHDDHDDIPNPIPEQRHDTFENEVAVDDHQQQTDNSDDARDSESRTKQFNDYVRRRLDKINCNVYEIKSELKDFKETVVGFIDTFSKCPNKDSPTARSYAAPDDYGVYTDVGNENLSTPTSLYSFYGDVSGESVQVFTEVPPGVSKFGRAYILSYVYNSPYMIPPVRRGQNVRPLPRPQIMEHAIDMNTSVDVNPLRGLEDSSLFAEFDRWFTGDSRVRRRVQHPRSFFQIILGTTSMGWLGDEHIHEYLRLISEKQRQYPNALLQRVTHTDTFFWVFLNQLWNNGNCAVDSMVFDDRLNSYLCGRQHTMSKSMTDVDMLLIPVNLDGAHWVLA is encoded by the exons ATGAAGAAGATAGCCGTGAGGATTagttatggtttcaaattg GCTTGGATTTACGAAGCAATCGGAGGGTTGCCATCAACATGGGTCGTCAAAACGAAGAATAAGATTCCCCGCATTCTGCAATGGAAGCCCATGGCGTCTTCGAGAATCAACTTTGCGGAGGTTTATTCGTTCTTCAACGACGAATCTCGTCTT GGGGACGTTTTACAAACTCTTGAGCCAAATTCAAAGGAGAGTAGCAGAAAATATTGGCTCTCTGTGAAGGATTACTTGCCAAGCATTCCAGACTGGGTTCATAAG CACCAACCCTCAATCAACGTGATGCCGTCGGTTACAAGGCAATCAGACGAGCATGACGATCATGACGACATACCAAACCCAATACCAGAGCAACGTCATGACACTTTTGAGAATGAGGTAGCTGTTGATGACCACCAGCAGCAAACAGACAACTCTGATGACGCACGGGATTCTgag tCGAGGACAAAACAGTTTAATGATTACGTACGACGACGGCTGGATAAGATTAATTGTAATGTGTATGAAATAAAGtcagaattaaaagattttaaagaaaccGTTGTTGGCTTCATCGACACATTTTCTAAATGTCCAAATAAGGATTCTCCCACTGCACGCTCGTATGCG GCCCCGGATGACTATGGAGTGTATACTGACGTGGGCAATGAAAATTTGTCTACGCCCACATCATTGTATAGTTTCTACGGGGATGTTAGTGGGGAGAGCGTGCAGGTGTTCACAGAGGTGCCTCCAGGCGTTAGTAAGTTCGGCCGTGCGTACATACTATCGTATGTTTATAACAGTCCTTACATGATTCCACCGGTCAGGCGAGGACAGAACGTCCGGCCTTTACCTCGACCCCAAATCATGGAGCATGCAATTGACATGAATACGAGTGTAGATGTAAATCCACTGAGAGGATTGGAGGACTCTAGTCTGTTTGCTGAGTTTGATCGATGGTTCACTGGTGATAGCAGAGTCCGCCGAAGAGTCCAGCACCCGCGgtcattctttcaaataattttggggacaacttcgATGGGATGGCTAGGCGATgag CATATTCACGAGTATCTCCGCTTGATTAGCGAGAAACAACGGCAGTATCCAAATGCCTTACTCCAACGTGTCACACATACtgacacatttttttgg GTGTTCTTGAATCAGTTATGGAATAACGGGAATTGTGCAGTCGATTCAATGGTATTTGACGACCGCTTGAATAGTTATCTTTGTGGGCGACAGCACACAATGTCAAAATCAATGACGGATGTCGATatg TTACTCATCCCTGTTAACTTGGACGGTGCGCATTGGGTACTAGCATGA